CTGCCGACTGCCGACTTCCAACTTCCGATCATTGCTTCAAAACAACGCCAACACAGAGGGCAAGCGGTTTCCAACTCCACATCACTCATCACCCATCACGCCTCACGCACCCATGAGCGCCATCGTGATCGGGGCGGGCTTCGCGGGGCTGCTGGCGGCTATCCGGCTGCGGATAGCGGGTGTGCGCGTGACGGTGCTGGAAAGGCTGCCCCGCGCCGGAGGCAAAGCCGCGCTGGGAACACCTGAAGGCGGCTGGAGCGAGTTTTCCAGCGGCCCCACCGTCGTCACCATGCCGCAGGTCTTCCGGGGCGTGCATCAGCGTCTTGGCCTTCCTGCGCCCACGCTGACACCCGCCCGCCCGACCACCCGCTATCAGTATCCGGATGGCCGCGTTTTCGCACCGGAGGCTCTGGACACCTCGGGCACGCTGGACAGGACGCTGTCGCAGCTTTCGCGGCAGGAAGGCCAGGACTATACCCGGCTGCTGCAAGCGGCCCGCCGCATGTACGAGGACGCGCAGGATACCTTCATTTTCGCGCCGCCGCCCACCCCGGCGCGGTTGGCCCGCTACGCCCTGACGCGTGGCAGGTACGCTTCCCCGCATCTGCGGCTGGCTCAGCTGGTGCAGAGCGGGCCGTATCTCACGCCCTTCTGGTTGCGCTTCGCCACGTATCTGGGGGCCGACCCATACCGCGCCCCTGCCGTGCTGCACAACATTTCCTGGGTCGAGCTGGGGGCGGGCATCTGGCATCTGGAAGGCGGGCTGGGCGCGTTCGCGGCGCGGCTGGCAGCGCGGGCCGAGCAGCTTGGCGTGCAGTTCGAGTACAGCACGCGGATCGAGCATCTGCTGGTGGAGCGCGGACGGGTGGCAGCGGCCCACACCGACCGGGGCGTTTTCAGTGCCGACACCTGGGTGAGTGCCGCCGACCGCTCGCTGACGCAGGCGTGGTTGGGGCGTGGACTGGAACGCACGCCACGCGGCGTCAGCGGGTTCGCGCTGCAACTGGCCTTCTCGGAGGACGTGGGGCAGGGCCACCATCTGCTTTTTCCGCCCGAGTACGCCCGCGAATGGCGCGACATCCGGGCGGGGCGGCTGCCCAGCGATCCCACGCTGTATCTGCACCTCGACGGGCAGCGGGGGTTCCTGCTGGTCAATGC
The DNA window shown above is from Deinococcus ruber and carries:
- a CDS encoding phytoene desaturase family protein, yielding MSAIVIGAGFAGLLAAIRLRIAGVRVTVLERLPRAGGKAALGTPEGGWSEFSSGPTVVTMPQVFRGVHQRLGLPAPTLTPARPTTRYQYPDGRVFAPEALDTSGTLDRTLSQLSRQEGQDYTRLLQAARRMYEDAQDTFIFAPPPTPARLARYALTRGRYASPHLRLAQLVQSGPYLTPFWLRFATYLGADPYRAPAVLHNISWVELGAGIWHLEGGLGAFAARLAARAEQLGVQFEYSTRIEHLLVERGRVAAAHTDRGVFSADTWVSAADRSLTQAWLGRGLERTPRGVSGFALQLAFSEDVGQGHHLLFPPEYAREWRDIRAGRLPSDPTLYLHLDGQRGFLLVNAPPDPAQPTDSPEYARFLLRQLAARLPLPISDWHALDARRYALTADRGALYGRAPHGLGGSLRAGWRVAGVENLVQVGGTVHPGGGVPLSMLSGWNGAGVLVGGGYDDLGRLNLLD